A single Hippocampus zosterae strain Florida chromosome 17, ASM2543408v3, whole genome shotgun sequence DNA region contains:
- the LOC127589427 gene encoding homeobox protein Dlx4b-like has translation MMTMSSLADTLVSADPSKSAFLECGGHGFPAHAHPQSSPGLAHNPYQFHGLHAAAQHDGPFPSSAPSYGRPLGYPSYHSPVSAHPPGSYLPYPHAGHGGGPQGRARPEEKEHDKPTTVLENGELRLNGNGKKIRKPRTIYSSPQLQALNQRFQQTQYLALPERADLAAKLGLTQTQVKIWFQNKRSKYKKIMKSGPCGSDGEPGSAPLQTSASPCSVWDMSMTPKGPPVHSGGYMNNFAHWYPGHPQDAMPRTQLM, from the exons ATGATGACGATGAGTTCGCTGGCGGACACTTTGGTCTCCGCCGACCCTTCCAAATCGGCCTTTTTGGAATGCGGCGGCCATGGCTTCCCCGCTCACGCTCACCCGCAGTCCTCGCCGGGCCTGGCGCACAACCCGTACCAGTTCCACGGCCTGCACGCGGCCGCGCAGCACGACGGGCCCTTCCCGTCGTCGGCGCCCTCCTACGGACGCCCTCTCGGCTACCCGTCCTACCACAGCCCGGTGAGCGCGCACCCGCCCGGGTCCTACCTGCCCTACCCGCACGCGGGCCACGGCGGCGGGCCGCAGGGGCGCGCCAGGCCGGAGGAGAAAG AACACGACAAGCCCACAACGGTCTTGGAAAACGGCGAGCTGCGGCTCAACGGCAACGGCAAGAAGATCCGAAAGCCTCGGACCATTTACTCCAGTCCGCAGCTGCAGGCCCTCAACCAGCGCTTCCAGCAAACCCAGTACCTGGCTCTGCCCGAGAGGGCCGACCTCGCCGCCAAATTGGGCCTGACGCAGACGCAG GTTAAAATCTGGTTCCAGAACAAACGATCCAAGTACAAGAAGATCATGAAGAGCGGGCCCTGCGGATCGGATGGAGAGCCCGGTTCGGCCCCGCTCCAGACTTCCGCTTCTCCGTGCTCGGTCTGGGACATGAGCATGACCCCCAAAGGCCCACCGGTGCACTCCGGCGGCTACATGAACAATTTTGCCCACTGGTATCCGGGACATCCGCAGGATGCCATGCCCAGGACTCAACTCATGTGA